The proteins below are encoded in one region of Silene latifolia isolate original U9 population chromosome 2, ASM4854445v1, whole genome shotgun sequence:
- the LOC141641946 gene encoding putative F-box only protein 15: MTMADAIEKLPPYLPREVIFNILINVPVQALLDVRHVCKQWYDIVSDPLFVKGHCQKSSLGFLFQGSKNYSHVNYIDVNMPIEKTKTTKIENPSHATILCSLNGLVLLSDSTYREIKLHVLNPMTKEKISLPPLKVYWGAKSAGLAVNSSSHYKVVHVSVVKNYPYYDNRLQIQIFTIGVDKAWRLIDLQGISISSTMYQYILNHPYCCRRYIYWFHFYSSYGLALDVDTETIYRFTGPKYEVKYSDLVEVVSMETSIGVIDETSTLLKVWKLTDVKSSEWTEFARINVEPVYRRFSILFGLRFKDGIYPVGLFGGDFWFYCCVGEKYVVVRKKLADERFEFFEIGIGTLHPHASTFVSPEKLIA, translated from the coding sequence ATGACAATGGCAGACGCAATTGAAAAGCTTCCACCATATCTTCCAAGAGAGGTAATCTTTAACATTCTCATAAATGTTCCTGTTCAAGCCCTTCTCGATGTGAGACACGTGTGCAAGCAGTGGTACGATATAGTTAGCGACCCTCTTTTCGTTAAAGGGCATTGTCAAAAGTCTAGTCTCGGTTTCCTATTTCAAGGCTCGAAGAATTATAGTCATGTTAATTACATTGATGTCAACATGCCTATAGAAAAGACGAAGACGACCAAAATTGAAAATCCGTCCCATGCCACAATATTATGTAGTTTGAATGGATTAGTCTTGCTTTCGGATTCGACTTACAGAGAAATAAAATTGCATGTATTGAAtcctatgactaaagaaaaaatcAGTCTGCCTCCACTGAAGGTATATTGGGGCGCAAAATCTGCGGGTTTAGCAGTTAATTCCTCTAGTCATTATAAAGTAGTGCATGTTTCTGTTGTTAAGAATTATCCTTATTACGACAATCGACTACAGATACAGATATTTACAATAGGCGTTGACAAAGCCTGGAGATTAATTGATCTTCAAGGTATATCCATTAGCTCAACCATGTACCAGTATATTTTAAATCATCCGTATTGTTGTCGGCGATATATTTACTGGTTTCATTTTTACAGTTCCTATGGTTTAGCCTTGGATGTCGATACTGAAACAATTTATCGATTTACTGGGCCAAAGTATGAAGTTAAATATTCGGATTTAGTCGAGGTTGTAAGTATGGAAACAAGTATAGGCGTTATCGATGAAACTAGCACTTTATTGAAGGTTTGGAAATTGACGGACGTGAAATCTAGTGAATGGACTGAATTCGCTCGAATCAATGTGGAACCGGTGTATAGGCGGTTTTCTATATTATTTGGTCTTAGATTTAAAGACGGTATATATCCGGTGGGATTATTTGGCGGAGATTTCTGGTTTTATTGTTGTGTTGGTGAGAAGTATGTTGTGGTTAGAAAAAAATTGGCCGACGAAAGGTTCGAGTTTTTCGAGATCGGGATAGGCACCCTGCATCCTCACGCAAGCACATTTGTTTCACCAGAGAAATTAATAGCCTAA
- the LOC141641948 gene encoding F-box protein At5g49610-like, whose amino-acid sequence MAKKKKNKPVMSVTMKTTTTTMADAIEKLPPYLPTEVIFNILINVPVQALLDAKHVCKQWYDIVSDPLFVKAHCQKSSLGFLIQDSNNYSHVNYIDVNMPIEKTKTIKVQNPSQATILCSLNGLVLLSYKKYGFRDIILHVVNPMTTEKISLPPLDVYWRGPKSAGLAVNSSSHYKVVHVSVDNYGCYYREQLQIRIFTIGVDKAWRLIDLQAIPNSSTMYQHILIHPYCCRRYIYWFHYYSSFHLALDVDTETIYQFTRPNYEVKINDVNDDSRVEVVSMETSIGVIDETSTLLKVWKLTDVKSNKWTEFARINVEPVYKRFSKLFGRRFKDGIYPLGLFDGDFWFYCWVGNSKYVVVRKNLANERFEFFEIKRGTLHPHASTFHVVVRKN is encoded by the coding sequence ATggcaaagaaaaaaaagaataaacCGGTAATGTCAGTCACGATGAAGACGACAACGACGACAATGGCAGACGCAATCGAAAAGCTTCCACCATATCTTCCAACAGAGGTAATCTTTAACATTCTCATAAATGTTCCTGTTCAAGCCCTTCTCGATGCGAAACACGTGTGCAAGCAGTGGTACGATATAGTTAGCGATCCTCTTTTCGTTAAAGCGCATTGTCAAAAGTCTAGTCTCGGTTTCCTAATACAGGACTCGAACAATTATAGTCATGTTAATTACATTGATGTCAACATGCCTATAGAGAAGACGAAGACGATCAAAGTTCAAAATCCGTCTCAGGCCACAATATTGTGTAGTTTGAATGGATTAGTCTTGCTTTCGTATAAGAAATACGGTTTCAGAGATATAATATTGCATGTAGTTAATCCTATGACTACTGAAAAAATCAGTCTGCCTCCCCTGGACGTATATTGGCGGGGCCCAAAATCCGCGGGTTTAGCAGTTAATTCCTCTAGTCATTATAAAGTTGTGCATGTTTCTGTTGataattatggttgttattaCCGTGAACAACTACAGATACGGATATTTACAATAGGCGTTGACAAAGCCTGGAGATTAATTGATCTTCAAGCTATACCCAATAGCTCAACCATGTACCAGCATATTCTAATTCATCCGTATTGTTGTCGGCGATATATTTACTGGTTTCATTATTACAGTTCCTTTCATTTAGCCTTGGATGTCGATACTGAAACAATTTATCAATTCACTAGGCCGAATTATGAAGTtaaaattaatgatgttaatgATGATTCGAGAGTCGAGGTTGTAAGTATGGAAACAAGTATAGGCGTTATCGATGAAACTAGCACTTTATTGAAGGTTTGGAAATTGACAGACGTGAAATCTAATAAATGGACTGAATTCGCTCGAATCAATGTGGAACCGGTGTATAAGCGGTTTTCTAAATTATTTGGTCGTAGATTTAAAGACGGTATATATCCTTTGGGATTATTTGACGGAGATTTTTGGTTTTATTGTTGGGTCGGTAATAGCAAGTATGTTGTGGTTCGAAAAAATTTGGCCAACGAAAGGTTTGAATTTTTCGAGATCAAGAGAGGCACCCTGCATCCTCACGCAAGCACATTCCATGTTGTGGTTCGAAAAAATTAA
- the LOC141641949 gene encoding putative F-box only protein 15 encodes MTMADAIEKLPPYLPREVIFNILINVPVQALLDAKHVCKQWYDIVSDPFFVKAHCQKSSLGFLIQDSNNYSHVNYIDVNMPIEKTKTIKVQNPSHATILCSLNGLVLLSDLTYREIKLHVLNPMTKEKISLPPLAKSWGAKSAGLAVNSSSHYKVVHVSVVKNYPYYDNQLQIRIFTIGVDKAWRLIDLQGISISSTMYQYILNHPYCCRRYIYWFHYYSSFGLALDVDTETIYRFTGPKYEVKYLDLVEVVSMETSIGVIDETSTLLKVWKLTDVKSSEWTEFARINVEPVYKRFSKLFGRRFKDGIYPVGLFGGDLWFYCRVGDKYVVVRKKLADETFEFFEIERGTLHPHSSTFVSPEKLIA; translated from the coding sequence ATGACAATGGCAGACGCAATTGAAAAGCTTCCACCATATCTTCCAAGAGAGGTAATCTTTAACATTCTCATAAATGTTCCTGTTCAAGCCCTTCTCGATGCGAAACACGTGTGCAAGCAGTGGTACGATATAGTTAGCGACCCTTTTTTCGTTAAAGCGCATTGTCAAAAGTCTAGTCTCGGTTTCCTAATACAGGACTCGAACAATTATAGTCATGTTAATTACATTGATGTCAACATGCCTATAGAGAAGACGAAGACGATCAAAGTTCAAAATCCGTCTCATGCCACAATATTATGTAGTTTGAATGGATTAGTCTTGCTTTCGGATTTGACTTACAGAGAAATAAAATTGCATGTATTGAAtcctatgactaaagaaaaaatcAGTCTGCCTCCCCTGGCGAAAAGTTGGGGCGCAAAATCCGCGGGTTTAGCAGTTAATTCCTCTAGTCATTATAAAGTAGTGCATGTTTCTGTTGTTAAGAATTATCCTTATTACGACAATCAACTACAGATACGGATATTTACAATAGGCGTTGACAAAGCCTGGAGATTAATTGATCTTCAAGGTATATCCATTAGCTCAACCATGTACCAGTATATTTTAAATCATCCGTATTGTTGTCGGCGATATATTTACTGGTTTCATTATTACAGTTCCTTTGGTTTAGCCTTGGATGTCGATACTGAAACAATTTATCGATTCACTGGGCCAAAGTATGAAGTTAAATATTTGGATTTAGTCGAGGTTGTAAGTATGGAAACAAGTATAGGCGTTATCGATGAAACTAGCACTTTATTGAAGGTTTGGAAATTGACAGACGTGAAATCTAGTGAATGGACTGAATTCGCTCGAATCAATGTGGAACCGGTGTATAAGCGGTTTTCTAAATTATTTGGTCGTAGATTTAAAGACGGTATATATCCGGTGGGATTATTTGGCGGAGATTTGTGGTTTTATTGTCGTGTTGGTGATAAGTATGTTGTGGTTAGAAAAAAATTGGCCGACGAAACGTTTGAGTTTTTCGAGATCGAGAGAGGCACCCTGCATCCTCACTCAAGCACATTTGTTTCACCAGAGAAATTAATAGCCTAA